The following are encoded together in the Procambarus clarkii isolate CNS0578487 unplaced genomic scaffold, FALCON_Pclarkii_2.0 HiC_scaffold_1183, whole genome shotgun sequence genome:
- the LOC138362093 gene encoding uncharacterized protein, translated as MLTYLRGCGYESIVIYYKKGPARVTHGILPNNVIQEEDKKIFTTNFFLSRTRKLDADKLTLGSEGDSDNALEKNPDELQVQQVHKVQKVPQVQEIQQLQKVPQVEHLQKVPPVQQGLPLAILQKQQEVQVVKFEPQGTTPGKQCSNNGMGILKYLRKQVKKDKQ; from the exons atg cTAACATATCTGCGTGGCTGTGGGTATGAATCAATCGTTATCTATTACAAGAAAGGACCAGCACGGGTGACACATGGTATTTTACCAAACAACGTAATAcaagaagaggacaagaagatcttcaccactaacttctttttgt cacgcacaaggaagcttgatgcagataaacttacattaggatcagaaggtgatagcgataatgccctggaaaaaaatcctgacgagctacaagtgcagcaggtgcataaagtccaaaaagtaccgcaggtgcaagaaattcaacaattacaaaaagttccgcaggtggaacatttacaaaaagttccgccggtgcaacaagggctaccattagcaatccttcagaaacagcaagaagtacaagtagtaaaatttgaaccacagggaactacaccaggaaaacagtgtagtaacaacggaatgggaattttaaaatacctgaggaaacaggtaaaaaaggacaaacaatag